Proteins encoded by one window of Eremothecium cymbalariae DBVPG#7215 chromosome 1, complete sequence:
- the RAD50 gene encoding MRX complex DNA-binding subunit (similar to Ashbya gossypii AFR637W), whose product MSAIHNLSIQGIRSFDARDKEVIKFGKPLTLIVGANGCGKTTIIECLKYATTGDLPPNSKNGAFIHDPKINGEVDVRAQVKLAFTNANGVQMVVTRNIQLMKKRSTATFKTLEGQLVSINKGERTTLSTRAADLDQQVPLYLGVPKAILDYVIFCHQEDSLWPLSEPANLKKRFDEIFQAMKFTKALDNLKSIKKDMAVDIRLLKQSVEHLKTDRDRSRAIALSISELEDKTESYKATLPVLEAQLKDITEQSDKLFKSNQEFQQVLSKLDNLKHSRESVANQIKRLEESIEPLDMSRDELQQLLDNFSSAVDEKRDVVSKLEDDLSNVDEKLQRLRGIRESMISEHAVLSSNKEKYVNNLKLHEELSAKLVAKYKFSGVDILHDMKLLVLDTEKAVSKAREDNRLREEGCQDLLAKKRNTLVKEEQKLSYTESDATKLKEQLDALNVRLTSIEQTESDLKVSKEDLEKYKSLVDTWRQDKNFEQFNKDIKAKNDEMLILEHEVENVQNQISKTNQHSDLLAKYSMLKSSIQDKKKELDSSILKIEGDKSSQLLGMEVTDDFELDLKKNYINLQKQIASSSRSNREASAKCTEFQIELRSAEKELNQLNKKVLDLREKLANELPEDCSIDEYDEVLLESEESYRVSLENLKMHRTTLEFNLKALEIAENDHCCYLCQRKFQNDVEKANLLEELHSKTKSDFEQTLIKEVQDQKEYYFSLRKLEKDIIALREVESKVKLAQENVSQWKVVHHNSKLNMELADSEHNRLKEAQDHFERTLKPIVNDVIRLRKELNQSEADCSRIEEELSIYSEHSNGVQTIDEFQLKQKNINGRLRLLRKEIGKLQEEKENSSTEYNNLLNLVREKTFKVNYIEKKLEEKRHIQKDIDDIASKYGNVDSVVLEIQKIIDGLNSEIGVLEKSLEEVRIENRKLEQQQDLNLTELKSNFGVFNSIVEEIKAFEIDGIKKLEDVESSLQDCNEEIDTLSHKVNELNQKIISESQKLKDSTSEQKNMKLNIDLIDLKGRLAQIGEHILNLDSQNAEAERDRYQQESTRLRFMFEKLSSENAGKLGEIKQLQNQISSLTKQLQTEYKDVDINYQNEWARLQTKTLVADDIDTYSKVLDSAIMKYHRLKMEDINRIIDELWKRTYSGTDVDTIKIKSDELSNNNKGKSYNYRVVMYKQDAELDMRGRCSAGQKVLASIIIRLALSETFGINCGVIALDEPTTNLDEDNIASLARSLSNILEVRRHQKNFQLIVITHDEKFLSHMNAVNFTDHFWKVKRDDRQKSEILMVDIATAKE is encoded by the coding sequence ATGTCTGCAATCCATAACCTATCCATACAGGGTATCAGGTCATTTGATGCACGTGATAAGGAAGTAATCAAATTTGGCAAGCCGTTGACTTTGATTGTTGGGGCTAATGGATGCGGTAAGACGACTATTATCGAGTGTCTGAAATACGCTACTACAGGGGACTTGCCACCTAATTCGAAGAATGGGGCGTTTATTCATGATCCAAAGATTAATGGTGAGGTAGATGTGAGGGCGCAGGTTAAGTTGGCGTTTACGAATGCAAATGGAGTGCAGATGGTTGTAACGAGGAACATacagttgatgaagaagcgGTCGACGGCGACATTCAAGACTTTGGAGGGCCAGTTAGTTTCTATTAATAAGGGGGAACGTACGACTTTGAGCACGCGGGCTGCGGATCTGGATCAGCAGGTTCCTTTGTATCTTGGGGTTCCCAAGGCTATTTTGGATTATGTTATCTTTTGTCACCAGGAGGATTCGTTGTGGCCGTTAAGCGAGCCTGCtaatttgaagaagaggtTTGATGAGATATTCCAGGCTATGAAGTTTACCAAGGCTTTGGATAACCTGAAATCTATCAAAAAGGATATGGCGGTGGATATCCGGCTGCTAAAGCAGTCTGTCGAACATTTGAAGACCGATCGTGATAGGTCCCGAGCCATAGCACTATCCATTTCCGAATTGGAAGACAAGACGGAGAGCTATAAAGCGACCCTTCCTGTGCTTGAAGCTCAGTTAAAGGATATTACCGAGCAGTCTGATAAGCTGTTTAAGTCAAATCAGGAGTTTCAGCAGGTGTTGTCTAAGTTAGATAACCTAAAGCATTCCCGGGAATCTGTTGCTAACCAAATAAAACGGCTAGAGGAATCAATCGAGCCTTTAGACATGAGCAGGGATGAGTTGCAGCAGCTGTTGgacaatttttcatctgCTGTAGATGAAAAACGTGATGTCGTTTCCAAATTAGAGGACGATCTTTCTaatgttgatgagaagCTTCAGAGGCTAAGGGGCATCCGGGAGTCAATGATATCTGAGCATGCAGTACTGAGTTCTAATAAGGAAAAGTATGTGAATAATCTGAAGTTGCACGAAGAACTGTCAGCCAAGTTAGTTGCTAAGTACAAGTTTTCTGgtgttgatattttgcaCGATATGAAATTGCTGGTTCTTGATACTGAAAAAGCTGTTAGCAAAGCACGAGAAGACAACAGATTACGTGAAGAGGGCTGCCAAGATTTGTTGGCCAAGAAGAGGAATACATTGGTCAAGGAAGAGCAGAAACTTTCCTACACTGAAAGTGATGCGACTAAACTGAAAGAACAGTTGGATGCCTTAAATGTTAGGTTAACATCAATTGAACAGACTGAGAGCGATTTAAAGGTTTCTAAagaagatttggaaaagTATAAGTCTCTTGTTGACACTTGGAGGCAGgataaaaattttgagCAATTCAATAAGGATATAAAAGCTAAGAACGATGAGATGTTAATCCTTGAAcatgaagttgaaaatgTCCAGAATCAGATTTCGAAAACAAACCAGCATTCAGATTTACTTGCCAAGTATTCTATGTTAAAGAGCTCCATTCAagacaagaagaaggaattgGATAGTagtattttaaaaattgaAGGCGACAAGAGCAGTCAATTATTGGGAATGGAGGTTACAGACGATTTTGAActagatttgaaaaagaattacATAAACCTACAGAAGCAAATTGCAAGTAGCAGCAGAAGCAATAGAGAAGCGAGTGCCAAGTGTACTGAATTTCAGATTGAATTGAGATCAGCAGAGAAAGAATtaaatcaattgaataaaaaaGTTCTCGACCTGAGGGAGAAACTTGCGAACGAATTGCCTGAGGATTGTAGCATTGACGAATATGATGAGGTGCTACTAGAAAGTGAAGAGTCATATAGAGTTTCCCTtgaaaatttaaaaatgcaTAGGACAACCCTTGAGTTTAACTTAAAAGCTCTCGAAATTGCGGAGAATGATCACTGCTGTTATCTATGCCAAAGgaaatttcaaaatgatGTTGAGAAAGCTAATTTATTGGAAGAGTTACATTCTAAAACCAAATCTGATTTTGAGCAGACCTTAATAAAAGAGGTACAGGATCAGAAGGAATATTATTTTTCCTTGAGAAAATTAGAGAAGGATATTATTGCTTTAAGGGAAGTTGAATCCAAAGTAAAATTGGCTCAAGAAAATGTTAGCCAGTGGAAAGTTGTCCACCATAACTCCAAGTTAAACATGGAGTTAGCTGATAGTGAACATAATCGTTTAAAAGAAGCACAAGatcattttgaaagaaCCTTAAAACCGATTGTTAACGATGTCATCCGGCTCCGAAAAGAGTTAAATCAATCTGAGGCTGATTGTAGTCGAATTGAGGAGGAATTGAGTATATATTCCGAACATTCTAATGGGGTTCAAACAATAGATGAATTCCAACttaaacagaaaaacaTTAATGGACGTTTGAGATTGTTACGTAAGGAGATTGGGAAGTTGcaggaagaaaaagaaaacagttCCACAGAATATAACAATTTGTTAAATCTTGTTAGGGAGAAAACATTTAAAGTTAATTATATCGAAAAAAAACTCGAAGAAAAGCGGCATATTCAGAaggatattgatgatatagCTTCAAAATATGGTAATGTGGATAGCGTGGTACtagaaattcaaaaaattattGATGGTTTAAATTCTGAAATTGGTGTACTTGAGAAATCACTAGAAGAAGTACGTATTGAGAATCGAAAGTTAGAGCAGCAACAAGATTTAAATTTAACGGAATTGAAATCAAATTTTGGAGTGTTTAATTCTATCGTCGAGGAGATAAAAGCTTTTGAGATAGAtggaataaaaaaattagagGATGTTGAGTCTTCTTTGCAGGACTGCAACGAAGAAATTGATACTTTGTCACATAAAGTCAATGAATTGAACCAAAAGATAATCTCAGAATCCCAGAAGCTGAAAGACTCCACTTCTGAacagaaaaatatgaagTTAAACAttgatttaattgatttgAAGGGTCGGTTAGCTCAGATTGGGGAACATATTTTAAACCTAGATTCACAGAACGCCGAAGCTGAGCGTGACCGTTATCAACAAGAATCGACAAGGTTGAGATTTATGTTTGAGAAGTTAAGCTCTGAAAATGCGGGGAAATTGGGGGAGATCAAACAACTGCAAAATCAAATTAGTTCGTTGACTAAACAATTACAGACAGAATATAAAGATGTTGATATAAATTACCAGAATGAGTGGGCAAGGCTTCAGACAAAGACGTTAGTTGctgatgatattgatacTTATTCTAAAGTCCTAGATAGTGCTATTATGAAATATCATCGTCTTAAGATGGAGGATATTAATCGTATTATTGATGAGTTATGGAAGCGGACCTACAGTGGTACTGATGTGGATACGATTAAAATCAAGTCCGATGAGCTTAGTAACAATAATAAGGGGAAATCTTACAATTATCGTGTTGTTATGTATAAACAGGATGCGGAATTAGACATGAGAGGCAGGTGCTCAGCGGGGCAGAAAGTGCTGGCttccattattattagGCTTGCATTATCAGAAACGTTTGGTATAAATTGTGGCGTTATAGCGTTGGATGAGCCTACGACTAATTTGGATGAGGATAATATTGCTAGTTTGGCTAGGTCTTTAAGTAATATCCTTGAAGTTCGCAggcatcaaaaaaatttccagTTGATTGTTATTACACATGATGAGAAGTTTTTAAGTCATATGAATGCTGTAAACTTCACAGATCATTTCTGGAAGGTTAAAAGAGATGATAGGCAAAAATCAGAGATTCTGATGGTCGACATTGCCACGGCAAAAGAATAA
- the VPS75 gene encoding Vps75p (similar to Ashbya gossypii AFR641W, 1-intron) gives MEGDLEVTASALQALSELEDEMEAVELELEKQRKVLLAPVYKKRSAVIEGIEGFWRIVLTQHGEFANYIRACDFRYVEAIRRVEVEWRWTERWEFAITIEFGEVKGKLRAQTVRKEFKVGEDEEMSSSPVDIEIPKGYEGSFFQWFQWTGEHPEEEFANGDELARLFSEELYPYCVRYYAEAQRDVEEEEDMY, from the exons ATGGAGGGAGACTTAGAAGTGAC GGCATCGGCGCTACAAGCTCTTTCTGAGTTGGAGGATGAGATGGAGGCAGTGGAGTTGGAGCTTGAGAAACAGAGAAAGGTGCTGTTGGCACCTGTTTACAAAAAGAGGAGTGCGGTGATTGAAGGGATAGAGGGTTTTTGGAGAATTGTCCTGACGCAGCACGGGGAATTTGCGAACTATATTCGGGCGTGTGATTTTAGGTACGTCGAGGCGATTCGGCGCGTGGAGGTGGAATGGAGATGGACAGAGAGATGGGAATTTGCAATTACGATTGAGTTTGGGGAGGTTAAGGGGAAGTTACGGGCACAAACGGTAAGGAAGGAGTTTAAGGTGGGAGAGGATGAGGAGATGAGCAGCTCTCCAGTTGATATTGAGATACCCAAAGGTTACGAGGGATCGTTCTTCCAATGGTTCCAGTGGACAGGAGAACATCCTGAGGAGGAATTTGCTAATGGGGATGAGTTAGCCAGGCTGTTCAGTGAAGAGTTGTATCCGTATTGTGTAAGATACTATGCGGAAGCACAGAGAGACgtagaagaggaagaagatatgtATTAA
- the SUI1 gene encoding translation initiation factor eIF1 (similar to Ashbya gossypii AFR642C), whose amino-acid sequence MSIENLKSFDPFADTGDDEASSSNYIHIRIQQRNGRKTLTTVQGIPEEYDLKRILKVLRKDFGCNGNMVKDDEMGEIIQLQGDQRAKVCEFLITQLAIPKKNIKIHGF is encoded by the coding sequence ATGTCTATCGAAAACCTCAAGTCGTTCGACCCCTTTGCTGACACCGGCGACGACGAAGCCTCCTCCTCCAACTACATCCACATCCGTATCCAGCAGAGAAACGGCAGAAAAACCTTGACCACCGTCCAGGGCATCCCCGAGGAGTACGACCTCAAGCGCATCTTGAAGGTATTGCGGAAGGACTTTGGCTGCAACGGCAACATGGTCAAGGACGACGAGATGGGCGAGATCATCCAGTTGCAGGGCGACCAGAGAGCCAAGGTCTGCGAGTTCCTGATCACCCAGCTGGCCATCCCAAAGAAGAACATCAAGATTCACGGTTTCTAG
- a CDS encoding homeobox domain-containing protein (similar to YCL067C HMLALPHA2, 1-intron): MNRIPIISLLNPSPGDSHNIRQTLTSSSTFSLKKDTYEADILLKMRNELMKLHSSICCTNIENGEVNFILNKVLQGLKILSSDQVFSKPDRVVIQNISQLTAIIVRLVNKKEDIINLQKGLVDPKEIPEAISKEKCGIIFNVVTQDMMENGRKGGSSSYKGHRLPKKHVQLLESWYKNNIENPYLNDTDIRILMRETGFSRSQVKNWVANKRRKDKHSTISPELSDLLAN, encoded by the exons ATGAATAGAATACCCATAATTTCATTACTTAATCCTTCTCCAGGCGATAGCCATAATATACGGCAAACTCtcacatcttcatcaactttTTCCCTAAAGAAAGATACCTATGAGGCcgatatattattaaaaatgaGAAATGAACTAATGAAACTCCACTCTAGCATCTGTTGtacaaatattgaaaatggtgAAGTAAATTTTATTCTGAACAAAGTACTTCAG GGACTTAAAATTTTAAGCTCAGATCAGGTTTTCTCAAAACCTGATCGTGTAgttatccaaaatatttcacaGCTTACAGCAATTATTGTCAGGCTTGTGAATAAGAAAGAAGACATAATAAATCTTCAGAAAGGATTAGTGGATCCTAAGGAAATACCAGAGGCAatatctaaagaaaagTGTGGAATAATTTTCAACGTGGTAACACAAGATATGATGGAAAATGGTAGGAAAGGAGGTAGCTCTTCTTATAAAGGCCATAGGCTACCAAAGAAACATGTCCAATTACTGGAAAGTTGGtataagaataatattgaaaaccCATATCTCAATGACACTGATATTAGAATATTAATGAGAGAAACAGGTTTCTCCAGAAGTCAGGTAAAAAATTGGGTAGcaaataaaagaagaaaagacaaaCATTCTACTATTTCTCCAGAATTATCAGATTTATTAGCTAACTAA
- the RPA49 gene encoding DNA-directed RNA polymerase I subunit RPA49 (similar to Ashbya gossypii AFR638C), with protein sequence MTVKRHHTEIEITSVRQQPSIAVASFFKGFRAPKDTSFKLYSKPSSDNYVLHGENERLEYKGKSDELLDESCSYVLGLYDHSKKAIELYKTPVIPTKVYSKSKRNLSGPKIKQGEAKASEMRNALGEAFGTKKAKKAIADIERNRIDSDKVVHSAIDIINNVTDSGKHLPSREQLQTSSSTDRPTPLANVDATDVEQIYPLHNIIPKKEWSFLRVGPIIKEADVEQKLQMLPYSKSQYVAKKISTLTQAAHMQKLQLLYYLSLLLGVYANRRTNDKIMLMQKLNSPPDTLIDGILERFAVLRAGQFGRSKDRSFTIDPQREDKLLCYILVIIMHLDNFLVEVSPIAQELGLKPSKLVNLLKTLGAIVKGATVSQAQAFGIPKSAASTYKIAALKVPFKLPEMNKRMKASRR encoded by the coding sequence ATGACGGTTAAGAGGCACCATACTGAAATAGAAATCACATCTGTAAGACAACAACCCTCAATAGCGGTtgcttctttcttcaagGGTTTCCGTGCCCCAAAGGATACTTCATTTAAGTTATACAGCAAGCCCTCCTCTGATAATTACGTATTGCATGGTGAGAATGAAAGATTAGAATACAAAGGTAAAAGCGATGAACTTCTTGATGAAAGTTGTAGCTATGTTTTAGGGCTATATGATCATTCGAAAAAAGCCATCGAGCTCTACAAAACACCAGTTATACCAACTAAAGTTTACTCCAAGTCTAAAAGGAACCTATCTGGACCAAAGATCAAACAAGGTGAAGCTAAAGCTTCCGAAATGAGAAATGCTTTAGGAGAGGCATTTGGTACTAAGAAAGCAAAGAAAGCAATTGCTGATATTGAACGTAATCGTATTGATTCAGATAAAGTGGTACATTCTGctattgatattatcaaCAATGTTACAGACAGCGGGAAACACCTCCCCTCTAGAGAACAACTACAAACATCCTCGTCGACAGATAGACCCACTCCTTTGGCAAACGTTGATGCCACCGATGTTGAACAAATTTATCCATTACACAATATAATACCGAAAAAAGAATGGAGTTTTCTTCGTGTGGGACCGATTATCAAGGAGGCAGatgttgaacaaaaattacaaaTGCTACCATATTCCAAATCTCAATACGTTGCTAAAAAGATTTCTACCCTTACACAAGCTGCTCACATGCAAAAATTGCAACTCCTCTATTATTTGTCATTACTCTTGGGTGTCTATGCCAATCGTAGGACAAACGACAAAATCATGCTAATGCAAAAACTCAATTCCCCACCTGATACTTTGATAGACGGTATTTTAGAAAGATTCGCAGTCCTGAGAGCTGGTCAGTTTGGCAGATCTAAGGATCGTTCTTTTACTATTGACCCACAACGTGAAGACAAACTACTGTGCTATATTCTTGTCATAATCATGCATTTGGATAACTTCCTTGTCGAAGTATCTCCAATTGCCCAGGAACTAGGTCTCAAACCTTCTAAACTAGTAAATCTCCTAAAGACGTTGGGTGCCATAGTTAAAGGTGCCACAGTCTCTCAAGCGCAAGCGTTTGGTATCCCTAAGAGTGCAGCTTCTACATACAAGATTGCAGCCTTGAAAGTTCCATTCAAGTTACCTGAAATGAACAAGAGAATGAAAGCTAGCAGACGTTAA
- a CDS encoding diphthamide biosynthesis protein 4 (similar to Ashbya gossypii AFR639W): MNVSHYSVLGIDSDADSDTIKKAYRRRLLETHPDKKQISNESLSVDQLQKAYRVLIDKELRAKYDSELSEGFKKQGFYITGEGLDEYSLDQFEFHEKDRTFTMNCPRCTVNEGFEFNEVMLEGHAVGKQEGGMHVVVQCNSCSLWINVNFDIVYSE; the protein is encoded by the coding sequence ATGAATGTGTCTCATTACAGTGTCTTAGGAATTGATAGCGATGCTGATTCGGATACCATTAAGAAAGCGTATCGTCGGCGACTGCTTGAAACGCATCCTGATAAGAAACAGATTAGCAATGAATCTTTGTCTGTCGATCAATTGCAAAAAGCATATCGTGTGTTGATAGATAAAGAATTGCGGGCTAAGTATGATTCAGAACTATCGGAGGGTTTTAAGAAGCAAGGGTTTTACATTACAGGCGAAGGGTTGGATGAATACTCGCTGGATCAATTTGAGTTTCATGAAAAGGACCGCACATTCACTATGAATTGCCCTAGGTGCACGGTTAATGaaggttttgaatttaaCGAAGTTATGCTGGAAGGGCATGCCGTCGGGAAACAAGAAGGTGGGATGCATGTGGTAGTGCAGTGTAATTCATGTTCTTTATGGATCAACGTAAACTTTGATATAGTTTATAGTGAGTAG
- a CDS encoding uncharacterized protein (similar to YCL066W HMLALPHA1): protein MSEINYKTPMFRVKIKKPKTRKGSRRRKGSSVLKILEIKNQDNYNKKKGYYKCEGVNLYMTSGPPKKIPEPPKELLRYIKQQNFEFEDIKQSNNNKSIAYSEETDIPKKRKKINEFMAFRSYYSRFFRGIVPQLELSRILAQLWHEKPKMKRTWEMFAEHYNMEQPDQSFPEWLEKTYTSSYTPKGKVKIDDDQDEKSKHPYVEDLYLNTGNNGGNTDLVHKLNTAFNPNIQKSTDEDVGVPLNNLLFTELDLFHLLDEVPSF, encoded by the coding sequence ATGTCAGAAATAAATTATAAGACCCCTATGTTCAGGGTAAAAATCAAGAAACCAAAGACCAGAAAGGGGTCCCGAAGAAGGAAGGGGTCAAGTGTAttaaagattttagaaatcAAGAATCAAGATAACTAtaacaagaaaaaaggCTATTATAAATGCGAAGGTGTTAATTTGTATATGACATCTGGTCCACCAAAGAAAATACCCGAACCGCCGAAAGAACTTCTCAGGTACataaaacaacaaaattttgaatttgaagatattaaacaaagtaataataacaagaGTATAGCATACAGTGAAGAAACTGATATTCCTAAGAAACGAAAAAAGATTAATGAATTCATGGCTTTTAGAAGttattattcaagattttttaGAGGCATAGTACCGCAGTTAGAATTGTCAAGAATTTTGGCACAACTATGGCATGAGAAACcaaagatgaaaagaaCTTGGGAAATGTTTGCTGAGCATTATAATATGGAACAACCAGATCAAAGTTTTCCAGAGTGGCTTGAAAAAACATATACTTCCAGTTATACCCCGAAAGGAAAAGtaaaaattgatgatgatcaagatgaaaaatcaaagCATCCATATGTTGAGGACTTATACCTAAATACTGGAAATAATGGAGGAAATACTGACCTAGTCCATAAACTGAATACTGCCTTcaatccaaatattcaaaagtctacagatgaagatgtgGGAGTACCACTTAATAATCTACTTTTTACAGAGTTAGATTTGTTTCATCTATTAGACGAAGTGCCATCcttttaa